The following coding sequences lie in one Silene latifolia isolate original U9 population chromosome 5, ASM4854445v1, whole genome shotgun sequence genomic window:
- the LOC141656746 gene encoding disease resistance protein RGA2-like isoform X3, translated as MGGSKFTKEVRLFCSSSNQLVSPFKDARKIKGITGELSHIARYHAEFGNIVTSSSLNQTRTLSNESGSYMSTDMVFGRDGDRDKMVSSLLDSSAAAGIIPVASLVGIGGVGKTTLAQYVYNDERIKRYFDLQLWVCATQDFNVKDVLRQIVTSATDEKALDYDIDQLQRHLFRAIAGKRFLLVLDGVWDDDSLRAKWLELRALLRVGAQGSDVLLTTRSNIVAGIIGTRDPLIVRDLGDDDSLLLFQYVSATEWHEPGVEAIGKEIAEMCPKVPLVIRAIGSLLAGKRTVKEWRAFRDDQLANFTSYGRDVIGTLKLSYDQLGTKLRLCVLYCSLFPKRFHFEKSFLIRLWIAMGYVECEYANQSLEEVAEGYVACLLNLGFFYCHNWDGYNCPVYFWMHNLMHDLVLSIAGFKYKMADSNTNEFDEKVCHVSYHFTEDSSFKVPSSLFKIKQLMSFLLPLPLNTDFLNPVRVFPSNDTCIFRIQSLRALRMHGLGINKLPRSVGQLIHLRYLDISHNTIRKLPNSITHLVNLYLLDLSYCRSFEELPEDINKLVMLRHLNLLGCDKLSHMPKELLRLTRLETLNYFVVGKPSNSLTLSGYKAKLACGLADLSFFDNLKDKLTIVLVDRSEEIVAEAKAANLDKKEITEFSMIFGESRLEDEMVLENLKPIFDLKYLRIESYGGMRLPCWMREGIHFWYPNLVKIEIVECKECINLCSFGRLPRLQTLYLERLDKVEYIEENGSSYKSNMVAPLFPSLEWLHLKDIPELKGWWSMTESPQHRNQNQVLEWMPPFPKLGRVDMDMDLVILLAKVFLQGISSLKHIAVVGKTKDVAEQPVILLKNYLPRLRGLSFSDNQMEHLPEEFRGMSSLEDIIIVNCEVLESVPEWIDSLTSLQRLYISCCPRLKSLPHEMSNLTSLKSLSLEECSRELAERCQSPSGEDWLKIQHIPNIIIEPDTDDESWF; from the coding sequence ATGGGCGGAAGTAAGTTTACCAAAGAGGTCCGCTTATTCTGTTCTTCTTCAAACCAACTTGTCTCCCCCTTCAAGGATGCTAGGAAAATCAAGGGTATTACGGGGGAACTGAGTCACATTGCGAGATACCATGCCGAATTTGGAAACATAGTTACCTCGTCATCTTTGAACCAAACCCGGACATTGAGCAATGAATCGGGGTCTTATATGAGTACTGATATGGTATTTGGACGAGATGGAGACAGGGATAAGATGGTAAGCTCGCTGTTAGACTCCTCCGCTGCTGCTGGTATCATCCCTGTCGCTTCTCTTGTTGGGATAGGTGGAGTTGGGAAGACTACATTGGCTCAATATGTGTACAATGATGAAAGGATTAAAAGATATTTTGATTTGCAGCTTTGGGTTTGCGCCACCCAAGATTTTAATGTCAAGGATGTATTACGGCAGATAGTGACAAGTGCGACTGATGAAAAAGCTCTCGACTACGATATCGATCAGCTCCAACGGCATCTCTTTCGAGCAATAGCCGGGAAGAGGTTTCTGCTTGTTTTGGATGGTGTGTGGGATGACGACAGTTTGAGAGCAAAATGGCTAGAACTGAGAGCCCTGCTCAGAGTCGGGGCTCAAGGGAGTGATGTTCTGCTTACTACACGTAGCAACATAGTTGCTGGAATTATTGGGACTCGAGACCCATTAATTGTCAGGGATTTAGGAGATGATGATTCTTTGCTCCTCTTTCAATATGTGTCTGCTACAGAGTGGCATGAGCCAGGGGTGGAGGCCATCGGTAAGGAGATTGCAGAGATGTGTCCCAAAGTGCCCCTTGTAATACGGGCAATTGGAAGCCTTTTAGCCGGGAAACGTACTGTCAAGGAATGGCGAGCTTTTAGGGATGATCAGCTTGCAAATTTTACATCGTATGGCCGTGACGTCATAGGCACACTCAAACTCAGTTATGATCAATTAGGTACAAAGCTAAGACTATGTGTTCTATACTGCTCTTTGTTCCCAAAGAGATTCCATTTCGAAAAAAGTTTTCTCATTCGTCTTTGGATTGCCATGGGATATGTTGAGTGCGAGTATGCTAATCAAAGTTTAGAAGAGGTGGCAGAAGGATATGTCGCGTGTTTGCTAAACCTAGGATTTTTCTACTGTCATAACTGGGATGGGTATAATTGCCCAGTCTATTTTTGGATGCACAACCTGATGCATGATTTGGTGCTCTCGATTGCTGGGTTCAAGTATAAAATGGCAGATTCAAATACAAATGAATTTGATGAAAAAGTTTGTCACGTATCATACCATTTTACAGAGGACTCGTCTTTCAAAGTCCCATCATCACTATTCAAAATCAAGCAGTTGATGTCGTTCCTTCTCCCTCTTCCATTAAATACAGATTTTTTGAACCCAGTTAGAGTTTTCCCATCAAATGATACGTGTATATTCAGAATTCAGTCGTTGAGGGCACTGCGGATGCATGGGCTAGGGATTAATAAACTGCCAAGATCAGTAGGGCAACTGATCCACTTGAGGTATCTTGATATTTCGCACAACACTATCCGTAAGCTCCCCAACTCAATTACCCATCTAGTGAATCTTTACTTACTTGACCTGTCCTACTGTCGAAGCTTTGAAGAATTGCCCGAGGACATAAACAAGCTAGTGATGCTGAGACACCTTAACCTCCTTGGTTGTGACAAATTGAGTCATATGCCCAAGGAATTGCTCAGACTGACACGTCTTGAAACACTAAATTATTTCGTTGTAGGGAAACCAAGCAACTCTCTCACTCTCTCTGGATATAAAGCTAAATTGGCATGTGGTTTAGCAGACCTAAGTTTCTTTGACAATCTTAAGGACAAGTTGACAATCGTTTTGGTGGATCGATCAGAGGAAATAGTGGCAGAAGCCAAAGCTGCAAATCTGGATAAGAAAGAGATAACGGAGTTTAGTATGATATTTGGAGAGAGCAGATTAGAGGACGAGATGGTGCTAGAAAACCTTAAACCCATTTTCGATCTAAAATACCTACGTATAGAGAGTTATGGAGGGATGAGGTTGCCATGTTGGATGAGGGAAGGAATCCATTTTTGGTATCCAAATCTAGTTAAAATTGAAATAGTCGAGTGCAAAGAATGCATAAATCTGTGCTCCTTTGGAAGACTCCCTCGTCTTCAGACTCTATACTTGGAGAGATTGGATAAGGTGGAGTACATAGAAGAAAATGGTAGTAGCTACAAAAGCAACATGGTAGCTCCCTTATTCCCGTCCCTTGAATGGCTCCACCTCAAAGACATACCCGAGTTGAAGGGATGGTGGAGTATGACAGAGTCTCCTCAACATCGGAATCAGAATCAAGTCCTGGAATGGATGCCTCCATTTCCCAAATTGGGGAGGGTGGACATGGACATGGACTTGGTAATTTTATTGGCCAAAGTGTTTCTACAAGGTATTTCTTCTTTAAAGCATATCGCGGTTGTTGGCAAAACCAAGGATGTAGCAGAGCAACCAGTCATCCTCCTCAAAAACTACCTTCCTAGGCTCCGCGGACTATCTTTTTCAGATAATCAAATGGAACATCTTCCGGAAGAGTTTCGAGGTATGTCTTCTTTGGAAGACATAATTATAGTCAACTGTGAAGTATTAGAGTCGGTTCCAGAGTGGATTGACAGCCTCACCTCCCTCCAAAGGCTTTATATAAGTTGTTGCCCAAGATTGAAATCGTTGCCGCACGAGATGAGCAACCTAACCAGCTTGAAGTCACTAAGCCTTGAAGAATGCTCAAGGGAGCTCGCAGAGAGATGCCAATCACCATCAGGAGAAGACTGGCTCAAAATTCAACATATTCCCAACATTATCATTGAACCTGATACCGATGATGAATCATGGTTTTAA
- the LOC141654843 gene encoding uncharacterized protein LOC141654843 yields MKNKYRFKYETEVDLEIEVPPTTIDLTFKTSGLFGVDNLVVRLENESDGDSEELRSLEDSDGEIEIDQNLIFNPEVDFKRKLKKLSAYCVNKCDCEWDSVRSKVKACTCNNPDKCLFRVCAAITHLENVIQIKGMKLEHSCAFSTYTRIRPSWKLKEFKAQVYKDLLVEVSYRKLWKVTARAKLLIHVHKPIPIFQRKYMCLEACMQGFVRCCRPIIGVDMCHLKGPYPRICLVAVGKDGNNNIFPIAWAVVEVENPQTWRWFLVLLLNDVARSNEEGKVLTFMSDK; encoded by the exons atgaaaaacaaGTATCGGTTCAAATATG AAACTGAGGTTGATCTAGAAATTGAGGTTCCACCTACTACAATAGACCTTACTTTCAAAACTAGTGGGTTATTTGGAGTAGATAACTTGGTTGTTAGGTTAGAGAATGAAAGTGATGGTGATTCTGAAGAGTTGAGGAGTTTAGAAGATTCTGATGGTGAAATAGAAATAGATCAAAATCTTATATTTAATCCTGAAGTTGATTTCAAACGAAAATT AAAGAAACTTTCAGCTTATTGTGTAAACAAGTGTGACTGTGAATGGGACAGTGTTAGGTCAAAAGTGAAGGCTTGCACTTGCAATAACCCTGACAAGTGTTTGTTCAGAGTTTGTGCTGCTATAACTCACTTAGAGAATGTCATTCAAATAAAGGGGATGAAATTAGAACATAGCTGTGCTTTTAGTACATATACAAG GATTAGACCATCATGGAAGCTTAAGGAATTTAAAGCACAAGTGTATAAGGATTTGTTAGTTGAAGTAAGCTATAGAAAACTATGGAAGGTTACAGCTAGGGCTAAATTATTGATTCATG TGCACAAGCCTATTCCTATATTTCAGAGGAAGTATATGTGTCTAGAGGCATGTATGCAAGGGTTTGTGAGATGTTGCAGGCCAATAATTGGGGTGGATATGTGTCACTTGAAGGGGCCATATCCTAGAATTTGTTTGGTAGCTGTAGGGAAAGATGGTAATAACAACATCTTCCCTATTGCATGGGCTGTGGTGGAGGTTGAGAACCCACAAACATGGAGATGGTTTTTAGTGTTGTTATTAAATGATGTGGCAAGGAGCAATGAAGAAGGAAAAGTGCTCACCTTCATGTCTGACAAGTAG